A portion of the Pithys albifrons albifrons isolate INPA30051 chromosome 1, PitAlb_v1, whole genome shotgun sequence genome contains these proteins:
- the DNAJC28 gene encoding dnaJ homolog subfamily C member 28 isoform X2 gives MLPTMGHRLVGRAAGIPGKLRPFLCRMLSGHNSRNNVEDSYKILELEEGCSLDESPGEDGEEEEDQFKAKSLQHRHYLSFEGVGIGTPSQREKQYRQFRVDRATEQVLEYRQHRLGGSYAGNDLLRARDVRESKKVKITQAVERLVEDLIQESMAKGDFDNLRGKGKPLQKFSDCPHIDPMTHNLNRILIDNGYQPEWILLQKEIRETIEQLRKGVVASRRKLGEPMSPSEQKQWGQVCEQFMEDIRKLNKRVDNFNLVVPIMSRQMVHFSPQKEIVRAQKTYRALVGEASHSDTKESQGGDGKRFGWKFSLFKWLNIA, from the exons ATGCTGCCCACCATGGGGCACCGTCTGGTGGGACGGGCCGCCGGGATCCCGGGGAAGCTGAGGCCCTTCCTCTGCAGGATGCTGTCGGGTCACAACTCCAGAAACAACGTCGAGGACTCCTACAAaatcctggagctggaggagggctGTTCCCTGGATGAG AGCCCCGGCGAGGAcggcgaggaggaggaggaccaGTTCAAAGCCAagtccctgcagcacaggcactACCTGAGCTTCGAGGGCGTGGGCATCGGCACGCCGAGCCAGCGGGAGAAGCAGTACCGGCAGTTCCGCGTGGACCGCGCCACGGAGCAGGTGCTGGAGTACCGGCAGCACCGGCTGGGCGGCAGCTACGCCGGCAACGACCTCCTGAGGGCCAGGGACGTCAGGGAGAGCAAGAAGGTGAAGATCACCCAGGCCGTGGAGCGGCTGGTGGAGGACCTCATCCAGGAGTCCATGGCCAAGGGAGACTTCGACAACCTCAGGGGCAAAGGGAAACCTCTGCAGAAGTTCTCGGACTGTCCCCACATCGACCCCATGACCCACAACCTGAACAGGATCCTCATCGACAACGGGTACCAGCCCGAGTGGATCCTGCTGCAGAAGGAGATCCGCGAGACCATCgagcagctgaggaagggcGTGGTGGCCTCGAGGAGGAAGCTGGGGGAGCCCATGTCGCCCTCGGAGCAGAAACAGTGGGGGCAGGTCTGCGAGCAGTTCATGGAAGACATCAGGAAACTGAACAAGAGAGTTGACAACTTCAATCTGGTGGTTCCCATCATGAGCAGGCAGATGGTGCATTTCAGCCCACAGAAGGAAATTGTTCGAGCACAAAAGACTTACAGGGCTCTGGTGGGTGAGGCCTCTCATTCAGACACTAAGGAGAGCCAGGGGGGAGATGGTAAAAGGTTTGGGTGGAAGTTCTCTCTGTTTAAGTGGTTAAATATTGCATGA
- the DNAJC28 gene encoding dnaJ homolog subfamily C member 28 isoform X1 — MLPTMGHRLVGRAAGIPGKLRPFLCRMLSGHNSRNNVEDSYKILELEEGCSLDEVRNSYRTLAKKYHPDSSSSAADPAAFIRVEEAYRAVLSDVAARQSPGEDGEEEEDQFKAKSLQHRHYLSFEGVGIGTPSQREKQYRQFRVDRATEQVLEYRQHRLGGSYAGNDLLRARDVRESKKVKITQAVERLVEDLIQESMAKGDFDNLRGKGKPLQKFSDCPHIDPMTHNLNRILIDNGYQPEWILLQKEIRETIEQLRKGVVASRRKLGEPMSPSEQKQWGQVCEQFMEDIRKLNKRVDNFNLVVPIMSRQMVHFSPQKEIVRAQKTYRALVGEASHSDTKESQGGDGKRFGWKFSLFKWLNIA, encoded by the coding sequence ATGCTGCCCACCATGGGGCACCGTCTGGTGGGACGGGCCGCCGGGATCCCGGGGAAGCTGAGGCCCTTCCTCTGCAGGATGCTGTCGGGTCACAACTCCAGAAACAACGTCGAGGACTCCTACAAaatcctggagctggaggagggctGTTCCCTGGATGAGGTGAGGAACTCGTACCGAACCCTTGCCAAGAAGTACCACCCCGACAGCAGCTCCAGCGCGGCCGACCCCGCCGCCTTCATCAGGGTGGAGGAGGCCTACAGGGCGGTGCTGAGCGACGTGGCCGCCAGGCAGAGCCCCGGCGAGGAcggcgaggaggaggaggaccaGTTCAAAGCCAagtccctgcagcacaggcactACCTGAGCTTCGAGGGCGTGGGCATCGGCACGCCGAGCCAGCGGGAGAAGCAGTACCGGCAGTTCCGCGTGGACCGCGCCACGGAGCAGGTGCTGGAGTACCGGCAGCACCGGCTGGGCGGCAGCTACGCCGGCAACGACCTCCTGAGGGCCAGGGACGTCAGGGAGAGCAAGAAGGTGAAGATCACCCAGGCCGTGGAGCGGCTGGTGGAGGACCTCATCCAGGAGTCCATGGCCAAGGGAGACTTCGACAACCTCAGGGGCAAAGGGAAACCTCTGCAGAAGTTCTCGGACTGTCCCCACATCGACCCCATGACCCACAACCTGAACAGGATCCTCATCGACAACGGGTACCAGCCCGAGTGGATCCTGCTGCAGAAGGAGATCCGCGAGACCATCgagcagctgaggaagggcGTGGTGGCCTCGAGGAGGAAGCTGGGGGAGCCCATGTCGCCCTCGGAGCAGAAACAGTGGGGGCAGGTCTGCGAGCAGTTCATGGAAGACATCAGGAAACTGAACAAGAGAGTTGACAACTTCAATCTGGTGGTTCCCATCATGAGCAGGCAGATGGTGCATTTCAGCCCACAGAAGGAAATTGTTCGAGCACAAAAGACTTACAGGGCTCTGGTGGGTGAGGCCTCTCATTCAGACACTAAGGAGAGCCAGGGGGGAGATGGTAAAAGGTTTGGGTGGAAGTTCTCTCTGTTTAAGTGGTTAAATATTGCATGA